The Papio anubis isolate 15944 unplaced genomic scaffold, Panubis1.0 scaffold1960, whole genome shotgun sequence genome has a window encoding:
- the LOC101022333 gene encoding class I histocompatibility antigen, Gogo-B*0101 alpha chain-like isoform X3, whose translation MKFPVDTRDASPVPTLIGCRMSREANQRRRGLSSKVPTRPSGLRVSSDAEMAVMAPRTLLLLLSGALALTETWAGSHSMRYFSTAVSRPGRREPWYLEVGYVDDTQFVRFDSDAESPRMEPRAPWMEQEGPEYWEEETRRAKGNAQTDRGNLRNLLRYYNQSEGGSHTIQRMYGCDLGPDGRLLRGYHQSAYDGKDYIALNEDLRSWTAADMAAQNTQRKWEAARAAEQRRAYLEGECLEWLRRYLENGKETLQRADPPKTHVTHHPVSDHEATLRCWALGFYPAEITLTWQRDGEEQTQDTELVETRPGGDGTFQKWGAVVVPSGEEQRYTCHVQHEGLPEPLTLRWEPSSQSTIPIVGIVAGLAVLAVVFTGAVVAAVMWRRKSSGGKGGSYFQAASSDSAQGSDVSLTA comes from the exons ATGAAGTTCCCCGTG GATACTCGTGACGCGTCCCCAGTTCCCACTCTCATTGGGTGTCGGATGTCTAGAGAAGCCAATCAGCGTCGCCGCGGTCTCAGTTCTAAAGTCCCCACGCGCCCATCCGGGCTCAGAGTCTCCTCAGACGCCGAGATGGCGGTCATGGCGCCCCGAaccctcctcctgctgctctcgGGGGCCCTGGCCCTGACCGAGACCTGGGCCG GCTCGCACTCCATGAGGTATTTCAGCACCGCCGTGTCCCGGCCCGGCCGCCGGGAGCCCTGGTATCTCGAAGTCGGCTACGTGGACGACACGCAGTTCGTGCGGTTCGACAGCGACGCCGAGAGTCCGAGGATGGAGCCGCGGGCGCCGTGGATGGAGCAGGAGGGGCCGGAGTATTGGGAAGAGGAGACACGGAGAGCCAAGGGCAACGCACAGACTGACCGAGGGAACCTGAGGAACCTGCTCCGCTACTACAACCAGAGCGAGGGGG GGTCTCACACCATCCAGAGGATGTACGGCTGCGACCTGGGGCCCGACGGGCGCCTCCTCCGCGGGTATCACCAGTCCGCCTACGACGGCAAGGATTACATCGCCCTGAACGAGGACCTGCGCTCCTGGACCGCCGCGGACATGGCGGCTCAGAACACCCAGCGCAAGTGGGAGGCGGCCCGTGCGGCAGAGCAGCGGAGAGCCTACCTGGAGGGCGAGTGCCTGGAGTGGCTCCGCAGATACCTGGAGAACGGGAAGGAGACGCTGCAGCGCGCGG ACCCCCCAAAGACACACGTGACCCACCATCCCGTCTCTGACCATGAGGCCACCCTGaggtgctgggccctgggcttcTACCCTGCGGAGATCACACTGACCTGGCAGCGGGATGGGGAGGAGCAAACTCAGGACACCGAGCTTGTGGAGACCAGGCCAGGAGGAGATGGAACCTTCCAGAAGTGGGGAGCTGTGGTGGTGCCTTCTGGAGAAGAGCAGAGATACACGTGCCATGTGCAGCATGAGGGGCTGCCGGAGCCCCTCACCCTGAGATGGG aGCCATCTTCCCAGTCCACCATCCCCATCGTGGGCATCGTTGCTGGCCTGGCTGTCCTAGCAGTTGTGTTCACCGGAGCTGTGGTCGCTGCTGtgatgtggaggaggaagagctcag GTGGAAAAGGAGGGAGCTACTTTCAGGCCGCGT CCAGCGACAGTGCCCAGGGCTCTGATGTGTCTCTCACGGCTTGA
- the LOC101022333 gene encoding class I histocompatibility antigen, Gogo-B*0101 alpha chain-like isoform X1 has translation MKFPVDTRDASPVPTLIGCRMSREANQRRRGLSSKVPTRPSGLRVSSDAEMAVMAPRTLLLLLSGALALTETWAGECGVGRETASAGRSEGTAGGGAGPGEPRGEEGRAGLSLSSPPGSHSMRYFSTAVSRPGRREPWYLEVGYVDDTQFVRFDSDAESPRMEPRAPWMEQEGPEYWEEETRRAKGNAQTDRGNLRNLLRYYNQSEGGSHTIQRMYGCDLGPDGRLLRGYHQSAYDGKDYIALNEDLRSWTAADMAAQNTQRKWEAARAAEQRRAYLEGECLEWLRRYLENGKETLQRADPPKTHVTHHPVSDHEATLRCWALGFYPAEITLTWQRDGEEQTQDTELVETRPGGDGTFQKWGAVVVPSGEEQRYTCHVQHEGLPEPLTLRWEPSSQSTIPIVGIVAGLAVLAVVFTGAVVAAVMWRRKSSGGKGGSYFQAASSDSAQGSDVSLTA, from the exons ATGAAGTTCCCCGTG GATACTCGTGACGCGTCCCCAGTTCCCACTCTCATTGGGTGTCGGATGTCTAGAGAAGCCAATCAGCGTCGCCGCGGTCTCAGTTCTAAAGTCCCCACGCGCCCATCCGGGCTCAGAGTCTCCTCAGACGCCGAGATGGCGGTCATGGCGCCCCGAaccctcctcctgctgctctcgGGGGCCCTGGCCCTGACCGAGACCTGGGCCGGTGAGTGCGGGGTCGGGAGGGAAACGGCCTCTGCGGGGAGGAGCGAGGGGACCGCAGGCGGGGGCGCAGGACCCGGGGAGCCGCGCGGGGAGGAGGGTCGGGCGGGTCTCAGCCTCTCCTCGCCCCCAGGCTCGCACTCCATGAGGTATTTCAGCACCGCCGTGTCCCGGCCCGGCCGCCGGGAGCCCTGGTATCTCGAAGTCGGCTACGTGGACGACACGCAGTTCGTGCGGTTCGACAGCGACGCCGAGAGTCCGAGGATGGAGCCGCGGGCGCCGTGGATGGAGCAGGAGGGGCCGGAGTATTGGGAAGAGGAGACACGGAGAGCCAAGGGCAACGCACAGACTGACCGAGGGAACCTGAGGAACCTGCTCCGCTACTACAACCAGAGCGAGGGGG GGTCTCACACCATCCAGAGGATGTACGGCTGCGACCTGGGGCCCGACGGGCGCCTCCTCCGCGGGTATCACCAGTCCGCCTACGACGGCAAGGATTACATCGCCCTGAACGAGGACCTGCGCTCCTGGACCGCCGCGGACATGGCGGCTCAGAACACCCAGCGCAAGTGGGAGGCGGCCCGTGCGGCAGAGCAGCGGAGAGCCTACCTGGAGGGCGAGTGCCTGGAGTGGCTCCGCAGATACCTGGAGAACGGGAAGGAGACGCTGCAGCGCGCGG ACCCCCCAAAGACACACGTGACCCACCATCCCGTCTCTGACCATGAGGCCACCCTGaggtgctgggccctgggcttcTACCCTGCGGAGATCACACTGACCTGGCAGCGGGATGGGGAGGAGCAAACTCAGGACACCGAGCTTGTGGAGACCAGGCCAGGAGGAGATGGAACCTTCCAGAAGTGGGGAGCTGTGGTGGTGCCTTCTGGAGAAGAGCAGAGATACACGTGCCATGTGCAGCATGAGGGGCTGCCGGAGCCCCTCACCCTGAGATGGG aGCCATCTTCCCAGTCCACCATCCCCATCGTGGGCATCGTTGCTGGCCTGGCTGTCCTAGCAGTTGTGTTCACCGGAGCTGTGGTCGCTGCTGtgatgtggaggaggaagagctcag GTGGAAAAGGAGGGAGCTACTTTCAGGCCGCGT CCAGCGACAGTGCCCAGGGCTCTGATGTGTCTCTCACGGCTTGA
- the LOC101022333 gene encoding class I histocompatibility antigen, Gogo-B*0101 alpha chain-like isoform X2, which translates to MKFPVDTRDASPVPTLIGCRMSREANQRRRGLSSKVPTRPSGLRVSSDAEMAVMAPRTLLLLLSGALALTETWAGSHSMRYFSTAVSRPGRREPWYLEVGYVDDTQFVRFDSDAESPRMEPRAPWMEQEGPEYWEEETRRAKGNAQTDRGNLRNLLRYYNQSEGGSHTIQRMYGCDLGPDGRLLRGYHQSAYDGKDYIALNEDLRSWTAADMAAQNTQRKWEAARAAEQRRAYLEGECLEWLRRYLENGKETLQRADPPKTHVTHHPVSDHEATLRCWALGFYPAEITLTWQRDGEEQTQDTELVETRPGGDGTFQKWGAVVVPSGEEQRYTCHVQHEGLPEPLTLRWEPSSQSTIPIVGIVAGLAVLAVVFTGAVVAAVMWRRKSSGGKGGSYFQAACKWWGWECGGAHQPCNSSCPMSPAGSDHVLFLFYPSQRQCPGL; encoded by the exons ATGAAGTTCCCCGTG GATACTCGTGACGCGTCCCCAGTTCCCACTCTCATTGGGTGTCGGATGTCTAGAGAAGCCAATCAGCGTCGCCGCGGTCTCAGTTCTAAAGTCCCCACGCGCCCATCCGGGCTCAGAGTCTCCTCAGACGCCGAGATGGCGGTCATGGCGCCCCGAaccctcctcctgctgctctcgGGGGCCCTGGCCCTGACCGAGACCTGGGCCG GCTCGCACTCCATGAGGTATTTCAGCACCGCCGTGTCCCGGCCCGGCCGCCGGGAGCCCTGGTATCTCGAAGTCGGCTACGTGGACGACACGCAGTTCGTGCGGTTCGACAGCGACGCCGAGAGTCCGAGGATGGAGCCGCGGGCGCCGTGGATGGAGCAGGAGGGGCCGGAGTATTGGGAAGAGGAGACACGGAGAGCCAAGGGCAACGCACAGACTGACCGAGGGAACCTGAGGAACCTGCTCCGCTACTACAACCAGAGCGAGGGGG GGTCTCACACCATCCAGAGGATGTACGGCTGCGACCTGGGGCCCGACGGGCGCCTCCTCCGCGGGTATCACCAGTCCGCCTACGACGGCAAGGATTACATCGCCCTGAACGAGGACCTGCGCTCCTGGACCGCCGCGGACATGGCGGCTCAGAACACCCAGCGCAAGTGGGAGGCGGCCCGTGCGGCAGAGCAGCGGAGAGCCTACCTGGAGGGCGAGTGCCTGGAGTGGCTCCGCAGATACCTGGAGAACGGGAAGGAGACGCTGCAGCGCGCGG ACCCCCCAAAGACACACGTGACCCACCATCCCGTCTCTGACCATGAGGCCACCCTGaggtgctgggccctgggcttcTACCCTGCGGAGATCACACTGACCTGGCAGCGGGATGGGGAGGAGCAAACTCAGGACACCGAGCTTGTGGAGACCAGGCCAGGAGGAGATGGAACCTTCCAGAAGTGGGGAGCTGTGGTGGTGCCTTCTGGAGAAGAGCAGAGATACACGTGCCATGTGCAGCATGAGGGGCTGCCGGAGCCCCTCACCCTGAGATGGG aGCCATCTTCCCAGTCCACCATCCCCATCGTGGGCATCGTTGCTGGCCTGGCTGTCCTAGCAGTTGTGTTCACCGGAGCTGTGGTCGCTGCTGtgatgtggaggaggaagagctcag GTGGAAAAGGAGGGAGCTACTTTCAGGCCGCGTGtaagtggtgggggtgggagtgtggAGGAGCTCACCAACCCTGTAATTCCTCTTGTCCCATGTCTCCTGCGGGCTCTGACCATGTCCTGTTTTTGTTCTACCCCAGCCAGCGACAGTGCCCAGGGCTCTGA